Proteins from one Bradyrhizobium amphicarpaeae genomic window:
- a CDS encoding N-carbamoyl-D-amino-acid hydrolase, protein MTRFVTIAAGQLGPIARTESRTEVVTRLMALMREAKACGCDLIVYPELALTTFFPRWYFEDQAEIDSFFEREMPGPETRALFDLGRELGLGFCLGYAELAVEDGIVRRYNTSILVDKSGAIVARYRKVHLPGHAEHEPWRKFQHLEKRYFEPGRGFGVVDAFGGVMGMAICNDRRWSETYRVMGLQGVEMLMIGYNTPVHNPPAPEHDDLSLFHNHLVMQAGAYQNGTFVVGVAKAGVEEGVDHIGGSCVIAPSGEIIARCTTKGDEIALARCDLDLCNSYKRTTFNFDVHRQPQAYGMIVERKGVTTMADGTAASRKG, encoded by the coding sequence GTGACGAGATTTGTGACCATCGCAGCCGGCCAGCTCGGTCCGATCGCCAGGACCGAGAGCAGGACCGAAGTCGTGACCCGTCTGATGGCTCTGATGCGCGAGGCGAAGGCATGCGGCTGCGATCTGATCGTGTATCCCGAGCTCGCGCTGACGACGTTTTTTCCGCGCTGGTATTTCGAGGATCAGGCCGAGATCGACAGCTTCTTCGAGCGCGAGATGCCGGGGCCGGAGACGCGAGCCCTGTTCGATCTCGGGCGCGAGCTCGGTCTCGGCTTCTGTCTCGGCTATGCCGAGCTGGCGGTCGAGGACGGTATTGTCCGGCGTTACAACACGTCCATTCTGGTCGACAAGAGCGGCGCGATCGTCGCCCGGTATCGCAAGGTTCACCTGCCCGGCCATGCAGAGCACGAGCCGTGGCGGAAATTTCAGCATCTGGAAAAGCGCTATTTCGAGCCGGGCCGCGGCTTCGGCGTCGTCGATGCCTTCGGCGGCGTGATGGGCATGGCGATCTGCAATGACCGCCGCTGGAGCGAGACCTACCGGGTGATGGGCCTTCAGGGGGTCGAGATGTTGATGATCGGCTACAACACGCCGGTGCACAATCCGCCCGCGCCGGAGCATGACGATCTCTCGCTGTTCCACAACCATCTGGTGATGCAGGCTGGCGCCTATCAGAACGGCACCTTCGTGGTCGGCGTCGCCAAGGCCGGCGTCGAGGAAGGCGTGGACCACATCGGCGGCAGCTGCGTCATCGCGCCCTCGGGCGAGATCATCGCGAGATGCACGACCAAGGGCGACGAAATTGCGCTGGCGCGCTGCGATCTCGACCTCTGCAACTCCTACAAGCGTACCACCTTCAATTTCGACGTTCACCGCCAGCCGCAGGCTTACGGGATGATCGTCGAACGGAAGGGCGTGACGACGATGGCGGATGGAACGGCCGCGTCGAGGAAGGGGTGA